CACACGGACAGGTGCGTATTAGTGTCGAGACTTGTGCAGGTCTTGTTATAGAGACCTTAACTTACACAGCTTACTAAGCAAATATGTGCACTTCCTCGTGTTCCATCAAGGGAAACTGATCCTTCGTAATAGACGTATTAATAATCCCATGGTCAAATATCTGGTCGGCAAGTCTCATCATCCAGATCTGGGCGATTTGAACTTTGACAGGTCCCACCATCTGAGGTAATGACTGGCATCCTGAAAGTCGATAGCGAAAATGTGCAATTTCTGTTTAAGATCCGGTTTCTGGACGTACAAACGTCCAAAGGTCCGCTTACGCTTAAAAGCGAGCAGATCTCTCATCCTGGATGTCCGGTGGATGAAATTCGGATATATTCCGCAGGCTTGTTGTAGTGTCCGGATAATGAAGACTTTGAGAGTGTACAGTGTTCAAAACGTACCATAAACGccaataaaaacaaaacataaAACACCGAAGAAACGAAACCTGGGAAGTTCATTTCAAGGTCTTTTAAACTGCATTTCTGTGTTCATAAAAGTGTCCAGCAGATTTGTTTTGTATCTGTGGTGTGTTGGACacatgagagtgtgtgtgtgtgtgtgtgtgtgtgtgtgtgtgtgtgtgtgtgtgtgtgtgtgtgtgtgtgtgtgtgtgtgtgtgtgtgtgtgtgtgtgaatgacagagagagagatccatGTAGACAACTTCTGTTCCTTGTACTCAGCGCTGGTGTGCTAACCTGTGTGTGCTCTCACCAGACTGGACTGGACCCTCACAGTAGTTGATTCACTCGGTGTAGGCATGTTGATATTATTATTAGTTCTGTGTATGATAATAATGACCTTTTCGGTGTTCATTGGTGTGCgtttcccgtgtgtgtgtgtgtaactgctACGACATGACCTTTCTTGAGGTCAAGCCTCTCCGAGGCCGTGACACTCCTCTCCAAGGCATGACCCCTTTCTCTCTGCTTCCCTTAGGGGCGGTCATCCTTCTTTTCCCTCCCTCATAGGATGGGAGTTTCCCTTTAATCCTTCTAGGACGTGACTTCCCTAGGGCATGACCAACCCCCCAAATACTTCCCCTAGGACGTGATCCCCTATCCTTCCATTGTATTAATTTAGCTTGTTTTGGTAGTTACACAATATAAAATGTTTGTGATATGTTTGTAAACAATAGGCGAAGACGTTTTGTGAAACTTCCCTGGcagattattatattattattattattattttacttaTAATTATAATTTTCGGAGGAGGCTTTaattgttgtgtgttggttataaatgttgtttcctatgtATTATCTGTTttctcccctctcctcctcctctctttcttgccCCTGCTTTGCCCTCTATCCTATTCTCTTCACTCTTCCCATTTTGTTCTGCTTCCTAGTCTTCTATCCCCTTCCCTCCGGCTGTACACTTCACTCCACTGTCTTCCGCGTGCCCAATGACAAAGCTTTTTCCCCCACCCGCTCTCatccatccctttttcacctctcATTTTCCGATTCCCTCACCCAGGGGTTCCCAGTGATCAACTTGGCGAGTCTGATGTACGTGTATGCAAGCGATCTACCATTAAAGTGTTCCATCTGCCTCGCCAGTTTATTTCCATCCTGTTGACAACGGCTTCCCCTCAAGTATAACAAATCAAGTCATGACTCAAATAACCAATTCATCACTTAAACTTATTCATTGGAAACGAACGAAAAAGTGACGATTTCTTCCCGTTTTTAATGTGTTGGTTTTGTGTTTCTAGTTAGCTCTTTAAGGTAAACCAGGGCTCCTAGAGTAACTAGTTTCCTGTTGCAGCGCCACAGTGTtgtgatccagagaggaattgCCTGTTATACTCTAGGCACGCTCCCATGTGCTATATTTACCCATCCTCctctttagatagtactttttgtttACCATGAGGACCACTGTACACATACTGATGTAATGGATAATTAAATAGTAccatttggtatatatatatatataatatattatacatatttcAAATAAACCGATTGGAAGCAATTTTTTGAGAATAGCGAAAATTAttctgcctattaggcaaatcgagccttgcatactaggccgagtAGTGCGATCTGTCTATTAGGTACGATACACAcacattgagtgtgtgtgtgtgtgtatatatataaataaataaatatatatctatatatatatatatatatatatatatatatatatatatatatatatatatatatatatatatatatatatatatatatataaactgaaaactcaccccagaagtgactcgaacccatactgccaggagcagcaatgcaactggtgtgtacaggacaccttaatccactcgaccatcacgaccggtcaaaagctgatggtagcagaGGCAAAATActatgccaaagattaccatcacagtgccggcgggctgatgggcaaaatagcctcggctaccatcagcttttgaccggtcgtgatggtcgagtggattaaggtgtcctgtacacaccagttgcattgctgctcctggcagtatgggttcgagtcacttctggggtgtgagttttcagtttatatatatatatatatatatatatatatatatatatatatatatatatatatatatatatatatatatatatatatatatagttagtttAGGACAATAGAAAAAGAAGCATTTGTTGAAGCAATGAAGAATTATACTGCCTTAATGTAGAAAACGCACcgacaatattttgaaaacatatATTAATATAAAGCTTATAAATATGTTAATGTCATCACCAAAAGTAATTTACTTGAGTGGCAAGGTCAGGAAGGTTGTCATTGTTCTGCCCAGAGTTATTACTGTTTGATGTGTAATTATTGCTGTGATTGTTGTCATCGTTGTTGGATGTGTGTTAAAGGTGTATATGTCATTGTGGATGGACGTATGcgaacgcacacgcacgcacacgcgcatgcacgcacatgcacgcgcgtgcgcgcacacacacacacacacgcacacgcacacacacacgcacacacacacacacacacactcacactcacacacgtactgctactgctgcttctagcaaggaaaagagcagtggtcGTAGTAGGCATTAAGGCACAAAATGATTCAAGTCAGGTAGAATGAAAAGCTAAGAACagagccatcttgaggttatcttgagatgatttcggggctttaatgtccccgcggcctggtcctcgaccaggcctccacccccaggaagcagcccgtgacagctgactaactcccaggtacctatttactgctaggtaacaggggcattcagggtgaaagaaactttgcccatttgtttctgcctcgtgcgggaatcgaacccgcgccacagaattacgagtcctgcgcgctatccaccaggctacgaggccccatagtgACAAATCCTGAAGGGGGCTTACAGATGATGAGGGTCGAACAAAATAGAGAAGACTTTCAGGCTAGGTCGGTACAACAAGGTTAAAAATCGGTTGATAAAGATAGTATTCACAAACAAGACCACAAAAGAGGAAATTCTAGCAAAGAACAAACTGTTAAATGTAATGGGATACAAAAAGTATTTCTTCAAGGGGAACATGACAAGAGAGGAGAGAATTATGACAATGAACACAAGGAAGactaacagagagagagacaggaaatgGGGAACCACAACCCCCCATATCCTACAATCCTGGAGAGAAATGGGGTAACCCTCCACATGCAGTTCAGCAAAAACAGAGAGAAGTGCAacaccccaccttcctcccccatagaAACCTTCCTCACTCTAAGCCCTCCCTGTGTCCCCATTCAAATGTCTACCCTCAATTCCCTTGGtcccacacccctcaccccagaaCGCTCCAAGGCCCTTTTAACTATCTCGTAATTTGCCCcacccatggaacaacttcccACACCAGTGGAGCGTCCATAAAGGGGGAGAGTAAGTGAGAATAGTCAGAATTAAGTGAGCTTTAAGGCAATGAAATCAAACATAGATGGTATTATCAATAAAATAAGTGAACTTGGGGAaaggtgacaggaaaaaaacccaGACATAACAGTACTCATAGAAACAAATTTGACAGAAGTCAAAATGCAGTGTTTCTGCAGGAATACTATGTAGAAGAGGGGGAGGAGTGGCCGTTACCTTACTttgcgatgattttggggcttagcgtccccgcggcccggttcttgaccaggcctcctcgttgctggactggtcaaccaggctgttggacgcagctgctcgcagcctgccgTATGAAtgaaccacagcctggttgataaggAATCCGTGGTGATAATGAAGGACTGGTGTGTTGAAGAGATGgatatcccaggctgtgaagggttcaaggactacataacaggcactatGACAATCGGAGAAGAAAACTAATATTAGtaataatatataaccctccaccaaatgatagAAAACCTAGGCAGGAATATGACAAACAGTATGACAACCATTAATATAAAAGAGAGACCAGCTTCTGTCACTTTCAGGACTGGAACCAGATTGTTAATTATGggtgacttcaaccatgggaagaggtaaactatggtggggggggggtgggagcagTGATGCAGGAGGGGGGATGGAGGCAGTGATGCAGGAGGGGGGATGGAGGCAGTGATGCAGGATGGAGAGgagatggttgggggggggggggcggtgaagCAGGTGAGAAAGAAGATggcggaagggggagggggggggcaataATTCGGGAGAGAAGGAAGATGGGGTTGCAGAGGAATGAAGCAGTATCTCCCACACCTTAGAACGGAACACAAACACCAACAGACCAAGCAGCATAAATATGCAGCATCGTAGGGCTCGCAGTGTGTACATGGATATCTAAGGCAATGGTACAGGGTTGCAACACTACGGACAGGCACCACACGCTTTAGCTTTATAgtccaaagggtttggaaaggaTGGGGAAAGGAAGAGGGATGGGGAGGTAAAATTCTGGAAGAGGAAGTGGGTGTAGAGAgaagaggtttgaaagttcggtggcctgtccaccatgggttggcatgtgtgtgtgccgtttgtatgtgtggtatgttgggttgtcagtacattggctgggtggctagtgtgtgtgtcctAGCAAGTGTGTGGAAGCCCTAGAGCCGCCGGAGCTGGCTGCAGGAGattaatcttagcaacatcagggCGGTTACTCTTCTGGTAGCAcaattgtttatttattttttattaaatacattttaagtaaaaatcgggTCCGGGAAGAGCCAATCATCTGGGTCGTCTGGTAGACCacttagtatttgaggtcttgggaaggcctgatcatggatgtgtctgatcactttttgttggagagtgattcttgtggttgtggtggttcatggatctCATAGTCACTGGTTGTGTTTACTGCTTCGCGGGGttcttcggggtctgggacatacatgtgctTCATGCGCTACAGCTGCTttatggccaggtagctgagcctggtGTTCATTGGCATCATGTTGAGTCTCTCATGGATCTGGTGTGTTGTTACCCTGTCCGCCAGCGACAGGCCCGCCGCGAAGCGAAGTGCTTTATTTTGGACccgttggatcttcagcatgttggttaggttcaggggaacgtaaggATACTCAAGGCTAGGCCTTAtaatcattctgtacaggtggagcttgacaTGGGATGGGGCTTGCCTGAAACGGAATCGCCTCGACAGGGAATCCTTAGCCATCGCTGTCGTCTTGGAGACGTACTGGGTGAAGTtaagtagcctgttgaagttgtatcagagcactgtgttggagtttgatatggctatgggttcacccctgatcctTATTCCCCCCTGCCCCCCGAATCTTTAATTGTgtaggccatacagccgacagtgctaaTTTGGATCTTGTCTGGGTTAAtggtgatcctccattttctTTCCCAGATAGCAGTCCTAGCTAGTTCTACGTTcgccttacgggttacagttgaGTGTTTGGCTGTTCGGATGCTTGGGTttgatgttattacgtgtgttacgtcgtcaGCAAATTGGACGATGATGGTGTCCCTGTACTCCTGTTGGGGCAGGTCATTTACGAAAATGTTGAAGAGGACCGGGCTCAGGCTCGACCCTTGGGgaactccagctgttggggtgaagacTGCTGCCGATTTCGCCTTGAAGCTGGGAGTAACTTGCCtgttcttaaggaaatttctgatcagTCTGAGGGTCCAGTTTTTGGGCTGGTAAGTCTGCTAGTTTGTACACAAGGCCATCGTGCCATAGGCTGTCAAAGGCCTTGTATATGTGTCTCGTCGCAATCAGGGCTACCTGTTTTTGATGGCAAATTGAGCTGACAGCATCATAGAGGATATTTATTGCGCGCTGAGTTGAACGTTGTGCTCGAAAGCCGAACTGTTTTTCTGTGAAGAGACTGTTGTACTCCATATAGTAGTTGAGACGGTTGGACATGGTTTTCTCAAAGCATTTGCCTATTGTGTCCAAGAGGGAGATTGGGCGGTAGTTGCAGAGGGTCTTGTTAGGGGTTGGTCGTTTTGGAGGGATGTTAGATCTATCAAAGGGGTGCTGAGTAGTGAGGCGGCGTTCTCCGTGGTTCATTGGTTGACACGGTTGAAGTTTaagttgttgaaggctctgctgtttgatGCCGTGAGTGTCTCTTGCCATACTGCTcccatgaggtcagcctgcaCTTGTGGGTCTTCTATTTTTGCTTGTTGTTCCTCGTCATCTTCGTCTAAGAATGTGTGTactaggtgagtgaggctgggactAGCCGAACCCAAAAGCTGTTTGATCTTGCGCCAGAAGTTACCAGTTTCCCTTTTGTATTGGTTTGCATGGCTCACTAGAGTGCCCCAGATGTGGTTCCTATGAGTCAGCGTTATGTCTACGGTTGtccttctgagtgtttgtagggcTAGGACAGGCAGTTGGCCTGTTTGGTAGTAACTGTTGTAGGCTCGTTGGTACTCGTTCATTTCgcctctgatttctcgggtcggcttatattgctggtaagtccttgTAGTGGACCgttgcacacacacgcactcaccacATTATTAATCTTCCCAGGGCTACACAATATCAATACCTTGGAGTGGGGATAGGTTCTAAAATAACATTCAAAGAAGCAGATTCGTTATCCGAATGAAAACAACAAAATCTGGAACAATCACAGGGTTATGGCTAGGAGAAGGACACAAAGTTTTAGAAATGTTTTACATACATGCCGGCCTTCTCTAGTTGGTCACACAACGAGTGCCTTCTCGCTCTTTCTTCTGGTCGGTGGGTAAAGGTTTAGCTTATTCAAAACAATGAAATGCAAGTCACAACCATAGCTCAAAGATGGACCACATTATTAAGATTGGAAGCCAAACAAACATCGGTTGAAGTAAGGATAAAAAGGCTCGATGCATGCGTGCTGACCAAAATACTGACCAGACCAAGACGcatttcacttaaagatataatcactggagcaccaaCATGGGACACAACAGCTTCCAAAAGAAACATGTGGCCCCACTCTGCACTACACATCATCAATACAttgtaacacagtaacaccaccgctGCTACCACTGTAGTGCTGAGGACAACCTCTGCCACTGTAGTGCTGAGGACAACATCTGCCACTGTAGTGCTGAGGACAACGTCTACCACTGTAGTGCTGAGGACAACCTCTGCCACTGTAGTGCTGAGGACAACCTCTGCCACTGTAGTGCTGAGGACAACCTCTGCCACTGTAGTGCTGAGGACAACCTCTACCACTGTAGTGCTGAGGACAACCTCTGCCACTGTAGTGCTGAGGACAACCTCTACCACTGTAGTGCTGAGGACAACCTCTACCACTGTAGTGCTGAGGACAACCTCTACCACTGTAGTGCTGAGGACAACCTCTACCACTGTAGTGCTGAGGACAACCTCTACCACTGTAGTGCTGAGGACAACCTCTACCACAGTAGTGCTGAGGACAACCTCTACCACTGTAGTGCTGAGGACAACCTCTGCCACTGTAGTGCTGAGGACAACCTCTACCACTGTAGTGCTGAGGACAACCTCTACCACTGTAGTGCTGAGGACAACCTCTACCACTGTAGTGCTGAGGACAACCTCTACCACTGTAGTGCTGAGGGCAACCTCTGCCACTGTAGTGCTGAGGACAACCTCTACCACAGTAGTGCTGAGGACAACCTCTACCACTGTAGTGCTGAGGACAACCTCTGCCACTGTAGTGCTGAGGACAACCTCTGCCACTGTAGTGCTGAGGACAACCTCTACCACTGTAGTGCTGAGGACAACCTCTGCCACTGTAGTGCTGAGGACATCCTCTGCCACAGTAGTGCTGAGGACAACCTCTGCCACTGTAGTGCTGAGGACAACCTCTGCCACTGTAGTGCTGAGGACAACCTCTACCACAGTAGTGCTGAGGACAACCTCTGCCACAGTAGTGCTGAGGACAACCTCTGCCACAGTAGTGCTGAGGACAACCTCTACCACTGTAGTGCTGAGGACAACCTCTACCACTGTAGTGCTGAGGACAACCTCTACCACTGTAGTGCTGAGGACAACCTCTACCACAGTAGTGCTGAGGACAACCTCTACCACTGTAGTGCTGAGGACAACCTCTGCCACTGTAGTGCTGAGGACAACCTCTGCCACTGTAGTGCTGAGGACAACCTCTGCCACTGTAGTGCTGAGGACAACCTCTACCACTGTAGTGCTGAGGACAACCTCTACCACAGTAGTGCTGAGGACAACCTCTACCACTGTAGTGCTGAGGACAACCTCTGCCACTGTAGTGCTGAGGACAACCTCTACCACTGTAGTGCTGAGGACAACCTCTACCACTGTAGTGCTGAGGACAACCTCTACCACTGTAGTGCTGAGGACAACCTCTACCACTGTAGTGCTGAGGACAACCTCTGCCACTGTAGTGCTGAGGACAACCTCTACCACAGTAGTGCTGAGGACAACCTCTACCACTGTAGTGCTGAGGACAACCTCTGCCACTGTAGTGCTGAGGACAACCTCTACCACTGTAGTGCTGAGGACAACCTCTACCACTGTAGTGCTGAGGACAACCTCTGCCACTGTAGTGCTGAGGACAACCTCTGCCACTGTAGTGCTGAGGACAACCTCTGCCACTGTAGTGCTGAGGACAACGTCTACCACTGTAGTGCTGAGGACAACCTCTACCACTGTAGTGCTGAGGACAACCTCTGCCACTGTAGTGCTGAGGACAACCTCTACCACTGTAGTGCTGAGGACAACCTCTGCCACTGTAGTGCTGAGGACAACCTCTGCCACTGTAGTGCTGAGGACAACCTCTGCCACAGTAGTGCTGAGGACAACCTCTGCCACTGTAGTGCTGAGGACAACCTCTGCCACTGTAGTGCTGAGGACAACCTCTGCCACTGTAGTGCTGAGGACAACCTCTGCCACAGTAGTGCTGAGGACAACCTCTACCACTGTAGTGCTGAGGACAACCTCTACCACAGTAGTGCTGAGGACAACCTCTGCCACAGTAGTGCTGAGGACAACCTCTACCACTGTAGTGCTGAGGACAACCTCTGCCACAGTAGTGCTGAGGACAACCTCTGCCACTGTAGTGCTGAGGACAACCTCTGCCACAGTAGTGCTGAGGACAACCTCTACCACTGTAGTGCTGAGGACAACCTCTACCACTGTAGTGCTGAGGACAACCTCTGCCACAGTAGTGCTGAGGACAACCTCTGCCACAGTAGTGCTGAGGACAACCTCTGCCACTGTAGTGCTGAGGACAACCTCTACCACTGTAGAGCTGAGGACAACCTCTGCCACAGTAGTGCTGAGGACAACCTCTACCACAGTAGTGCTGAGGACAACCTCTGCCACAGTAGTGCTGAGGACAACCTCTACCACTGTAGTGCTGAGGACAACCTCTGCCACAGTAGTGCTGAGGACAACCTCTGCCACTGTAGTGCTGAGGACAACCTCTGCCACAGTAGTGCTGAGGACAACCTCTGCCACTGTAGTGCTGAGGACAACCTCTGCCACTGTAGTGCTGAGGACAACCTCTACCACTGTAGTGCTGAGGACAACCTCTACCACTGTAGTGCTGAGGACAACCTCTGCCACAGTAGTGCTGAGGACAACCTCTACCACTGTAGTGCTGAGGACAACCTCTGCCACAGTAGTGCTGAGGACAACCTCTGCCACTGTAGTGCTGAGGACAACCTCTGCCACAGTAGTGCTGAGGACAACCTCTACCACTGTAGTGCTGAGGACAACCTCTACCACTGTAGTGCTGAGGACAACCTTTGCCACAGTAGTGCTGAGGACAACCTCTGCCACAGTAGTGCTGAGGACAACCTCTGCCACTGTAGTGCTGAGGACAACCTCTACCACTGTAGTGCTGAGGACAACCTCTGCCACAGTAGTGCTGAGGACAACCTCTACCACAGTAGTGCTGAGGACAACCTCTGCCACAGTAGTGCTGAGGACAACCTCTACCACTGTAGTGCTGAGGACAACCTCTGCCACAGTAGTGCTGAGGACAACCTCTGCCACTGTAGTGCTGAGGACAACCTCTGCCACAGTAGTGCTGAGGACAACCTCTGCCACTGTAGTGCTGAGGACAACCTCTGCCACAGTAGTGCTGAGGACAACCTCTGCCACTGTAGTGCTGAGGACAACCTCTACCACAGTAGTGCTGAGGACAACCTCAGCCACAGTAGTGCTGAGGACAACCTCTACCACAGTAGTGCTGAGGACAACCTCTGCCACAGTAGTGCTGAGGACAACCTCTGCCACTGTCACAACTGCTAATGATAGACATCAAGAGCTAAAAACACCTCCGTTTAATTAAACTTGTCAAAGagttaattttaattaattacTGTAATATTAATTGATAATTGCCTCAGTGACTCACAGAGTAAAGATAATGAAAACAGCAGGAACTGAGTGAATGTTCGGTACCGTGGTATTTAAGACTTAGTGATAACCCATGTAATTTGATCAATTTGTAACATGATCAATTCAATATTATTTGCaggaaataattaaatatttcttGGACATTCATTAATAATCCTAATGAATGTTCGTGGGCTGTAGCTGACTGGCCCATCATAGGACTAAacaatgggggggtggggggaggatttTTCACTGACACTCAAAGATGTAAATTAACAGTCGTTTATTTATAGACATTATATCCTAATTAGAAAATGTCCTCCCAGACAACGGGAATGACAATGTTTAAAATGTTGTGAAACAGTTACAGATATTTTCCATGAACCTGCTGTATCCCAGGTCTATTGGCAGACCTGTCCCCCGTCCAACGAAACTGCTCCCTTCCTTGTTCGAGCCCAAATTCATACTAATTCTACTATCTGACTTACTCTCTCTGAACTCCCACCCTTTGGCACCACACTGGAATCCTATCACGAAGCAGAACAAAGCTGGGCCCACCTTACCCATGGAAGACCAAGGCTGGCCCTGCCTGTTGACCGGGGCACTGGACAAAAGGACACTGACCACTGGGCATGGTCTTACCACGAATGTCTGTTCTGTAAGAGGGGAACTACCTCATTCTCCACATTGGATGGCAGATACCCAGAGGCTGCCTATGCAATTTGTCGCCAGTCAACTTGAAGAGGCCACAGCAGGGTAGGCCTATGTCCTGGTCCCACAGAGGGGCCAGATTTCTGGAACACACTGTCTCTCACCTGGCTAGAAACCTTGATAACGTAATGGCCTTTGTACACACACTGCAAATTGAATGAGGTCTCCAGAGTGTTACACCTGATCAGTGTCCCATATTTCAAAGTGCCAACCACACTGACCCACCCCTCACTCAAGGACTCAAGAGGGTCGTTAACCTCAAACCACCCttgaggagacctggtcgacgaccgggccgcggggtcgctgagccccgaaatcacctcaaggtaaccctcagGCTACCTCACCGAAAACCACCCGAATCCTC
The DNA window shown above is from Procambarus clarkii isolate CNS0578487 chromosome 6, FALCON_Pclarkii_2.0, whole genome shotgun sequence and carries:
- the LOC138355771 gene encoding uncharacterized protein; its protein translation is MSAEDNLCHCSAEDNICHCSAEDNVYHCSAEDNLCHCSAEDNLCHCSAEDNLCHCSAEDNLYHCSAEDNLCHCSAEDNLYHCSAEDNLYHCSAEDNLYHCSAEDNLYHCSAEDNLYHCSAEDNLYHSSAEDNLYHCSAEDNLCHCSAEDNLYHCSAEDNLYHCSAEDNLYHCSAEDNLYHCSAEGNLCHCSAEDNLYHSSAEDNLYHCSAEDNLCHCSAEDNLCHCSAEDNLYHCSAEDNLCHCSAEDILCHSSAEDNLCHCSAEDNLCHCSAEDNLYHSSAEDNLCHSSAEDNLCHSSAEDNLYHCSAEDNLYHCSAEDNLYHCSAEDNLYHSSAEDNLYHCSAEDNLCHCSAEDNLCHCSAEDNLCHCSAEDNLYHCSAEDNLYHSSAEDNLYHCSAEDNLCHCSAEDNLYHCSAEDNLYHCSAEDNLYHCSAEDNLYHCSAEDNLCHCSAEDNLYHSSAEDNLYHCSAEDNLCHCSAEDNLYHCSAEDNLYHCSAEDNLCHCSAEDNLCHCSAEDNLCHCSAEDNVYHCSAEDNLYHCSAEDNLCHCSAEDNLYHCSAEDNLCHCSAEDNLCHCSAEDNLCHSSAEDNLCHCSAEDNLCHCSAEDNLCHCSAEDNLCHSSAEDNLYHCSAEDNLYHSSAEDNLCHSSAEDNLYHCSAEDNLCHSSAEDNLCHCSAEDNLCHSSAEDNLYHCSAEDNLYHCSAEDNLCHSSAEDNLCHSSAEDNLCHCSAEDNLYHCRAEDNLCHSSAEDNLYHSSAEDNLCHSSAEDNLYHCSAEDNLCHSSAEDNLCHCSAEDNLCHSSAEDNLCHCSAEDNLCHCSAEDNLYHCSAEDNLYHCSAEDNLCHSSAEDNLYHCSAEDNLCHSSAEDNLCHCSAEDNLCHSSAEDNLYHCSAEDNLYHCSAEDNLCHSSAEDNLCHSSAEDNLCHCSAEDNLYHCSAEDNLCHSSAEDNLYHSSAEDNLCHSSAEDNLYHCSAEDNLCHSSAEDNLCHCSAEDNLCHSSAEDNLCHCSAEDNLCHSSAEDNLCHCSAEDNLYHSSAEDNLSHSSAEDNLYHSSAEDNLCHSSAEDNLCHLPESLTCHQQQSSPAEQPSRAAQQSSPAEQTSRADQQSSPAEQPSRAAQQSSPAEQPSRAAQQSSPAEQHSRADQQSRPAEQASRADQENRPAEQPSRAAQQSSPAEQTRRAGQQSRPAETSNKTTAHIYTENWVIQIEAQSETLNRKKKSTEERKRTVNRKLEMG